The DNA window CACCCAGAAGTTGTGCGAGCCGGCCTCGGGCACGCGGTACCGCGCCTCCTCGGACGGGGTCTCGGGGTCGGTGACGTCGACGAAGTGGAGCCAGCCGGCGGGAATGGTCGGCTCGTTCTCGGTGTTCAGGCCGTTGGGGAAGGCCTCGTCGCCTGCAACGACCCAGTCTTTGCCCGTCTCCGCGTCGTCGTACGGAAACGCGGCGTGGTTCCAGCCGCTTGGGTAGGCGTAGCGCCCGATCTCGACCGGATTCGAGGGCGAACCGCCCTTCACGCCGTTGCCCACGTCCACCATCACGACCCCGTCGTCCCAGTTCGACGAGTAGGCGATGCCGTCGTCCACCCACACGTCGTGGATCGAGTGGCCGGGCGTCTCGAGCTCGAAGTCGGTGACCCGGGTCGGGTTCGCGCGGTCCTCGATGTTGATGATTTCGTAGCGGCGGCCGTTGCTGAGGGCGTAGACGTGGTCCTCGTAGATGAACAGGTTGTGGACGCCGCCGGTGAGGCGGTTCGTGTACTCGGTGATGATCGACACGTCGGTCGGGTCCGAACAGTCGAGAATCACCATGCCGTTCTTCCGGTCGGACGCCCCCTCGCGGCTGATGATACAGGTGCGCCCGTCGTCGCTCACCTTCACGTCGTTGACCGTGCGCGCGTCGACGGTGACCGTGTCGACCGGCGTGATGTCGGACGGGTCGGTCACATCCCAGAAGTAGGCCTCGCCGTCGCCGCCCCAGGTGCCAGTGATGGCGTAGTCGCGGCCGTCCGGCGCCTCCCACACCCAGAGGTCCGAGGTGTGCACGTTGGAGACGCGCCCCCGGCCCACGACCTCGATCGCCCCCTCCAGGCCGCGCGGCGTGACGGAGACGGTGTGCGTGGCGGTGTGCCCCCCACTCGTGGCCACGACAGTGTACTGCCCGGCGTCCTCCGCGACGAAGCGGCCGTCGGCTCCAATCTCGGCGGTGGCGCCCGGCGCGATCTCTTCGGTGTGGTCGGTGCGCACCGCGTACCGGATCGGGGCGTCGCCCACGGCGGTGCCGGCCTCGGTGCGGGCCGTCGCCGCAAAGTCGAGCACGTCCCCCGTGCGGGCCGAGTCGGCCCCGCCGCTCAGGGTCAGCGACGCCACCGGGTTCTCCCTCACGTCCACGGTCGTGGTGGCCTCGTGGCCCTCCACTCGAGCCGTAATCGTCACGCGTCCGGGCGCCTCGGCGTCGATTCGGTGCAGCCGATCCACCGTGGCCACCTCGGGATTGCTGCTCTCCATCTGCACGGCAACATCATCGCGCACCTGCCCGTCTGCCGTCCGGGCCTCGGCGACGAAGGGCACCTGCGTGCCCGCATAGACTTGCGCCGGGGCCTCGGCGAACGCCACCTCACCGACCGGGGCCTGGGCAACCGTCACCGGCACGCGCTGCACGATGCGATCCTGAGACCCGGTGCCGGGCCGCAGCGCGATGATCTCGTGGGTGCCGGGGGCCTCGGCCGTCACCTCGCCGCTGCGGGACGTGAGCGCGCCGTCGCCCCGGGCGTAGAAGACGACGGTCGTGTCGCGCCTGCGCTCCCCGTCCGCGTTCACGTAATAGGCCTCCAGCTGCTGGCTCTGCCCAACCTGGAGGGTGGGACGAGTCGGCTCGACCTTTAGCGACTGGCCGTAGGCGGACGGGGCGAGGAGGAGCGCAGACGCGACGGCGGCGATTCCCGTCGCGAGCACGAGGCGAATGGACATGAGCGTGCAGGGACGAAGTGGAAAACAGGGGCGCGGAGAGGAGCGTGTTCACACGCCCTTTCCACCAGCCGTCTCCCCCAAGGTTTCTTTTGCCGGCACGTCCTCATCGACTGCGCGTCCGTCCAGCCCGCCTCCCTTCGTCTCCGGGCTACACGATCTCGTCCGGCCCGTACTTGAGCACCGGCCCGCGGTAGCCGAAGACCGTCTGCAGCATCTTCGTGACGGTGGGCGACTGCTTCTGCACGTACCACTGATCCGCCACGCGGCGCACCCCCTCGCCGTAGGCCGGGTAGGGGTGGATCGTGTCGCCGATGTTGCGGAGCGTGACGCCGTTGCGCATGGCAATCGTGAACGCCGTGATGAGCTCGCCGGCCCGCTCGCCGAGGACGCTCGCGCCCAGGATTTTGCCGGTGAGCGACGTGGCGTGCACCTTGATCTGACCGGTCGTCTCGCTCTCGGTAATGGCGCGGTCGAGCTGGTCGTAGGGGAAACGGTAGGTCTCGTACGAGACGCCCTGCTCGTCGAGGTCGGCGGCGTGGGCGCCCACGTGCGCCAGCTCCGGCTCCGTGTAGGTGACCCACGGCACGTGGTCGGCGTCGATTTTGGAAGGCACCTTCAGGAGGGCGTTCGTGACCGCCACTTTCGCCATGTGGTTGCTCATGTGCGTGAACTGGTAGCGGCCCGTCACGTCGCCCACGGCGTAGACGTGGCCCTGGCTCGTGCGGCAGCGGTCGTCGACGGTGATGCCCTGGCGGGTATAGTCGATGCCCGCGGCGTCGAGGTGGAGGCCGTCGACATTGGCCGTACGGCCCGTGGCGAGAAGCAGCGCGTCGGCCTCCACGGGGCCCTGCTCGCCCGCCGAAATGGTGATGGTGCCGCCGGACTGCGCCACCTTCTCCACCTGCGCGCCTAACACGTACTCGACCCCTTCCTCCTCCAGCGTCTCGCGCAGCGTGGCGGCCAGCTC is part of the Salinibacter ruber DSM 13855 genome and encodes:
- a CDS encoding Ig-like domain-containing protein is translated as MSIRLVLATGIAAVASALLLAPSAYGQSLKVEPTRPTLQVGQSQQLEAYYVNADGERRRDTTVVFYARGDGALTSRSGEVTAEAPGTHEIIALRPGTGSQDRIVQRVPVTVAQAPVGEVAFAEAPAQVYAGTQVPFVAEARTADGQVRDDVAVQMESSNPEVATVDRLHRIDAEAPGRVTITARVEGHEATTTVDVRENPVASLTLSGGADSARTGDVLDFAATARTEAGTAVGDAPIRYAVRTDHTEEIAPGATAEIGADGRFVAEDAGQYTVVATSGGHTATHTVSVTPRGLEGAIEVVGRGRVSNVHTSDLWVWEAPDGRDYAITGTWGGDGEAYFWDVTDPSDITPVDTVTVDARTVNDVKVSDDGRTCIISREGASDRKNGMVILDCSDPTDVSIITEYTNRLTGGVHNLFIYEDHVYALSNGRRYEIINIEDRANPTRVTDFELETPGHSIHDVWVDDGIAYSSNWDDGVVMVDVGNGVKGGSPSNPVEIGRYAYPSGWNHAAFPYDDAETGKDWVVAGDEAFPNGLNTENEPTIPAGWLHFVDVTDPETPSEEARYRVPEAGSHNFWVDGDTLYVAYYNAGLRVVDLSGDLKGNLYEQGREIAHFKSHDPEGRIPNAAMAWGPQPYKGHVFFSDWNSGLWAVELTREE
- a CDS encoding dihydrolipoyl dehydrogenase family protein produces the protein MTTDYDVLVIGGGAGGLSAAGIATNLGAKTAMIERDALGGDCTWTGCVPSKTLLKAATVVHQARTASKYGLTDQSVDVDFGGVMDHVRQVRQEVYEEADAPEIFEDLDIDVREGDAHFIDAHTVGVERADGSTEQVTGRYVIVAAGARPLVPPIEGLGEVDVLTNESLFELEEQPERLAIVGGGPIGTEMAQAFARLGTEVVVLDMADRILSNDDAELAATLRETLEEEGVEYVLGAQVEKVAQSGGTITISAGEQGPVEADALLLATGRTANVDGLHLDAAGIDYTRQGITVDDRCRTSQGHVYAVGDVTGRYQFTHMSNHMAKVAVTNALLKVPSKIDADHVPWVTYTEPELAHVGAHAADLDEQGVSYETYRFPYDQLDRAITESETTGQIKVHATSLTGKILGASVLGERAGELITAFTIAMRNGVTLRNIGDTIHPYPAYGEGVRRVADQWYVQKQSPTVTKMLQTVFGYRGPVLKYGPDEIV